From the Plutella xylostella chromosome 5, ilPluXylo3.1, whole genome shotgun sequence genome, the window ATCGCAAAAACAATAGATTTCAAAAGTGACTATTTATCAAACCATTTCTCAGGCGGgtgtttaaaaaattatgtaaatatttggAAAAATTTCAATGCTCCCGATTGTGTGATTCAAATAATTTCTGGATATCGAGTCCCATTTCAAACAAAACCACCCTTAATAAATCCCGCTCAGCTGTTAAGATATGTAACGCCCCACAGCACAGAAATGTCAAAGCAGATCAGAAAGTTAAAAGAGCAAAAGATACTTGTTCGTGCACCACCAAGCCCAAGCTTCGTGAGTCCAATGTTTTTAGTAGCCAAGTCAGATTGCAGCAAACGCCCGATATTCAACTTACGGAATCTGAATCGGTATTTACATCAGTTCAAGTTCAGACTAATCAATATGTACCGCGTCCCAGATTTTTTACAACAAGGCGATTGGGCTATAAAAATAGATCTCAAGCAGGCCTATTTCCATATACCAGTGGCTCGGTCACACCAGCCATTTCTAAGAGTCCTGTACAAGACAGACACGACAGTAGCGTCAGCGCCCACGACAGTAGCGTCAGCGCCCGCAACAGTAGAGCTGCTTCAAGTAACGAGTCTACCCTTCGGGCTGTCATCGGCACCCAAGGCATTCGCCACAGTTTCAAACTGGGTTGCTCAGCTAATGCGAAATCAAGGACTCAGAGTGGTAGTCTACTTGGACGACTATCTCATAGTCCATCAAGAACGCCAAACTCTTATCGAGCATGCCGCAGAGGCGGTCCGAATATTGACGATACTGGGTTTCACCATAAACTTCGAAAAGTCTGCTCTCACTCCATCCAGGATAGTAGAGTACTTAGGAGTAACATGGAATCTCGCCACGAATTCCAAGTACCTTCCCAGAGACAAGCGGAGGAGAATAGTGACCAAGATAAAGTCAATCGTAGCCTCCTACTCCTGGAGTCTGAGAGATGCTCAGTGCGTTCTAGGCATGTTGAATTTTGCATCGTTTGTCGTCCATCGAGGGCGGCTTCACTGCCGCCCCTTGCAAATGGCCTGCGTTCACCTTCCCAAGAACAAGCCATTCACAAAACACTCTTTCGATCAAACAGTTTTGGTGGAACTGGAATGGTGGATACAAGCACTCTCTGCCAACAGAAGTACACAGATACACCCATTACCATGTACACACTTCCTGACGACAGACGCATCTGCCACCGGGTGGGGAGCGGTACTAGACGATATTCGCCTAAGCGGTATCTGGGATCAAAATCAGATTTCTTGGCACAGCAATGTCAAGGAGATGTGGGCTATAATCCAGGCCATTCAGGAGCTAAAACATCTCCTTTTCAATTCAACTGTACTGATACAGTCCGACAACAAGAGCGTCGTGAGTTACATCAGGAACCAGGGCGGCCTGCGCTCCAGAGCCCTATTTCAAATAACAAACATGTTGTTTCACGTAATGGACGAACACAATATAGAAATGATTCCTCAGTACATTCCAGGGCAACTGAATACCGAAGCCGACCTATTGTCCAGACAGAAAACTCAGACCGAATGGTACCTGACCGAAGAAGCGTGTCGCGAAATCTTCGATCGCTTCGGGACGCCGGTGATCGATTTGTTCGCATCAAGAACCGCGCACATTCTTACCAGGTACGTATCGCGCGATTGCAGAGACTTGAACGCCGAATTTCACAACGCATTCAGCAGAAGATGGCAGTTTCCGCTAGCATGGGTTTTCCCACCTCCACATCTTGTACCTCGAGTTCTGGCGCATCTCAACAGTGCGGTAGGGATGTACATATTGATAGTGCCCCGGTGGCACAAGGTGTACTGGAGACCAGATGTCAAGAGGCGCGCCGTGCGTGCACCGTTTACAATAACGAATCTCCGCCACCGGCTACTGGACACGAGGACATGTCGGCCGCCGCCTCAAGTGGATCAAATATGTCTCGAGGCCTGGCTTGTCAAGGGTGGTCACAACAGCTAGCTGGCTGGTCCGAGGCTGAAAAGAGCTTATTAAACTCAAGTTGGAGACCTTCGACCAGGAAGGTATATGAATGTATATGGTCCAAGTGGGCAAAATGGTGTATGGATAATTCTGTTAACCATGTATCGCCAAACGCTCCGAATTTAGCAAAATATTTGGCTTATCTACATTTACATGAAAAACTGTcttataaaactatattgGTTTATAAATCAGCCATTGCAACACTGACAAATCCAAGTTCTGAATCTCTGAGTGATAGTGTTTTTGTTAAACGGATACTGAAATGGATTGCCACAGCTAATGCAAACAAAAACCACACCAACCCATCTGTGTGGGACCCAAGAGTAGTTGTAGAGTGGATGATTCAAAATCCAATTTCTAATTTGACCCTTTATGAAGTATCGCGCCGTACAGCCTTGATCCTACTTCTTGCTTCCAGTCGTAGAGTGCACGACCTCACCCTGCTGCATATAAGCGGTGATCATTTTGAAGATAAAGGCGACCATTTAATATTTCACCCCATGTATGGTTCTAAGACCGACAGTTACATTCACAGACAGTCATCTTGGAAACTGATGAAGGATTCAAGGGACGTAGTATGTCCTGTATATTGGGTAAGAAAGTTAATAGAGGTTTCTGAGCAGAGACGTAACACCGAGCAGGGCCCACTATCGGCTCTGTTCGTGACGTGCCGCGGGGCGGCTCGCGCCGCGTCGCGCACAGTGCTGGCGGGCTGGGCGCGCTCGCTGCTGCGCGCCGCCGGCGTGGACGCCACCGCGGGAAGCACGCGCAGCGCCGCAGCCTCACTCAATTGGCTCGATAATTGTAACATTGATACTGTCATGGCTAAAGGTAATTGGAGAACCCCTAATACGTTCGCTCGATTCTATTCAGCGGAAATTAGAAATGATcctagaaataataataatttgtcaaGAAATTTCGATACTGTGTGATTGTGAcctttatgtacctatgatACTTAgcttaaatacttacttattgatttaattaaatcaagtTTAATCTATCACAATTTTGTTAATTTGATTGATTGTAGTACCCTAGTACACAATAAAACTGTATTGTTAAGTTACTTAgtgataaaaattataattcatcattataataatacactatAGAATTAAGCTCCTATATTTACTATGCTGTTGTAATCTGTTATATTACTTATTGTAATGAAGTGTAAGTGTAATCTATATACTGTTGCTAATACACAATTATGTTGATTATAACACAGATGTTTCATTTCAGAATATTCACATTGTCTTATCTTGGAATAAAATCTTTTCACACATTGGCATACATAATATCTACCTAGAGATACTTACAGCTTGCCACCAGGCGATAACAAACAGATCTCACTTTACTATAGGTCTTAAATAACGGTTCAGAGCATATAATATGATGTtttacctgaaaataaaacagttattATATGCCTAACCTTATTTAAGACCTATAGTTCTAATCCTGCCTGGAGGCCAATATGGCCACCTCCAGTGAGATGCAATGTGAGGGCTCCGCCAAGCGCCGGCGCCGAGCTGCACTCCCCTCCACTCGGGTCGGAGGCCACGCCCCCTGGCGACCGGATGCGGCGCAGAGGGGCATGAATGGGATTGTACCACGTGACGCAAGTAGTGCTGTCTCTCACTTTACTATAGGTCTTAAATAAGGTTAGGCATATAATGTGtgtgattctgaaggcagaaattctaattttaaagctgtcaaacaaaaaaaattgctagcataaaatgacattcacggaaacaatcatagagtctaattttaaacaaagaaattaaggttttgacagcactaaatttagaatgtctgccttcagaatcgaaatcaataactgttttattttcaggtaaaacatcatattacgattgttaaatatacgaatgttaaaaaatacgattactttaatatacgaaaaataaaataccgatttattataatcacgaaaaagtcaaatcccgatcggaaatatcataattcgtgattttgacaaaaaacataaacgtctttaaaactttagaaccaaaaccaaaagataggtgcgacgacgagcaaagcgaggaggagcgtgttaggtgcacatagatatcgaaaaacaaagcggagcgcagcgaagcggagcggagcgtttcaaatatagagcaaaacaattgctaggatttttgtggtgtttaaacttaaaaaccttaggacctaaacctaaagataggtgcgacgacgagcaaagcgaggaggagcgtgttaggtgcacatagatatcgaaaaacaaagcggagcgcagcgaagcggagcggagcgtttcaaatatagagcaaaacaattgctaggatttttgtggtgtttaaacttaaaaaccttaggacctaaacctaaagataggtgcgacgacgagccaagcgaggaggagcgtgttaggtgcacatagatatcgaaaaacaaagcggagcgcagcgaagcggagcggagcttttcaaatttagagcaaaacaattgctaggatttttatggtgtttaaacttaaaaaccttaggacctaaacctaaagataggtgcgacgacgagcaaagcgaggaggagcgtgttaggtgcacatagatatcgaaaaacaaagcggagcgcagcgaagcggagcggagcgcagcgaagcggagcggagcgtttcacataatatagcttaaaaaatattgttttatacgcattatgctgcattattcatataaccatttcttgttaactaagaaacattcgggattttgtattttcggaatattaaaacttcgggattcgtaattttaacaattcgatataataaaaaatggtacttttgaaacatcgaaataataatattcggaaaattgactttcgtcattttaataaatgtgttgtttgacatttcgtttataaactattcgtgattttcgttactcgaaaacttaaaattcgggattgtgaattattcggaactatgaaattcgaaattttaaaaatcgttattttcatattcgtaaaaaagtaattcggaattatgtagtgtacccatgtataatcttgtttctccttatgttatcttaataaataatatattaagtatgtagtaaatgtacaaattgtggtatttttctcctacgtcccgaaaatcacgatattgtatgatcaaaaatcgaaagttaacgaccaatataattataacaaaccccatgagatcgaaacctaaaaataggtgcgacgacgagcagagcgaggaggagcgtgttaggtgcacatggtcatcaaaaccaaagcggagcgcagcgaagcggagcggagcgttttccaaacagcggaaacaatacaaggcaccagtttgcgctatgtagggagacactccgtcaaagttaaagccaaacgaatattattactttgtataaacctatgccatagcattattaggctattcaagatttggccataccgtcattaggctaaacaatgttatgcgaaataactttttacttaacgagatttatgccatacgattttcggcgtaacgagactttaagcaaacgttactatgcaatacgagattaggcaaaaaaatcttatgccataAAAGGTAGAACCCAACCACAccgcaacggcaacgccgccacgcgtcAGCGGCACCCAGGCCACCTGCTATTAACTGCATACGaccacgtggttaccacatcgcaacgacagcgacaacacaaccacatcgacattttgtcgctgccacaacgcaactgcaaaaatccGCTGCCatacaattcacacgtaaccacagcttgaccacattatgtcgctgcgatgtggtgtggttgtggtacgtgtgaattggcgCTAAGACAGTCCCATTCAGGTACAACCAAGAATAGAGGAATATAATATCTACCCTGGCCGGCCAGCAACATCATATCCATATAAAAAATTCACTCATGacttaatctcagatactaattAACGTAGCTATCTTTATATtgtattggcgggacaatcgactgttgagtaggtaaccgttcagaatctgtcaatttagtatccgagattaaaaaacagactataGGTTAGTAGCCTATAGAGAGTTAAGAGTTGGTATAGAGGTGTAAATTGGTGGCGGACGACATGAGGTTGCAGTTTACATCGTGTCGTCGAGCGTCATTAGCAAGGTACATAATCTACTTCTCTATCGAGTAGTTACTAACGACTATCTTTATTATCTACTTTCTAACGACTACCTAGCAAATGAATTCCCtagaaatagataaatgttgcATAGCCACACGTTGTCTGTTGCAACCTAATATCGAACTAAGAATTTTATTAGAagatattaagtacttactacttacctaattaaggACTGCTAGAAACAAGAAGGTTCAAAATAGCCGATCCTTTCACTCCCGACCTTTGTGCGTGGATGAAAGCTTTCAGTTTCGCAGAGAAGTGGAGAACACAACCatgtagcgccatctatacTTGGGTTTAAGAACTTTCTTTCTTCATGGCAATACAACCACACAAAGCAAGTACAGTTGCCGCCGCCGCGTAGTAGGGTGCAGCTTACTATATTGTTGGGTGCAGAATAGcagatatattttaatgttgtttaattatattggtaggtaggtaaaagtAATTCTGTTTAAGTATAGGAACTTAGTGTAAATAAATGagaaaagtacttatataatttcaTGATACAATAAATTGAGCCTTCAGATGTTAACCAAGCTGTCAAAAGTTAAAATCTTAATCAAAGTTTACCTATTGATTGAGTTAAAACTTTTGAAAGTTTAATGATCGGAGTTTATTACTACATAGAAATGAGGCAAAGTCGCTTCCCGCGACTGTATATTAGATCTTTAAAATTACACAATGGGATTTTGACGCCTTTTTATAGATAGAGTGATTTAAGCAGACGATTTATGAATATAACGCGTGCGACACCGCGGGCAAAAGCTTGTGAATAAAATCAACCTACAAATCTGACACTTGGATGAACATAGCCCTCTTCAACATACCATACGAAGTAGATAACCGTCACTAAAGTCAGCTCATTACAGCTGCCCGGCACCCACTACGCACCGACTTGCTCCGACGCTCCTGTGGGCAGCATGAGTATGCGCTCACTATATCGACTCCGTAGGGTCACGGGATTGCCTCGGTCGTAAGACTCCACGCGCGGAAGGCGGGTGGACCACTCGATGACCACTCGGACCATGCGACGTCCAGTCGTTGACCGAGCGAAATTCATTGATGATGACGCGACGTCTACCTGTGGACCACCTGTCGACAACGAGTGGACGCCATACAACGGCGGTGCGGGGTGGATGCCGACTCTAAAAAGCTGTGACTGTGACAGTGAGttgaataaacataaaaaaatacttgaaaaCCACAAAGTTTATTACAAGTACATACCTAGATACCTAGTTCATAAACgctttttttctttacaaTGTATAGAAAGGTCagctttttaatattaacttATGAAATAATACTAAAACTACATTTGTCACTATGTTCCTCCTTTTTTCCATTTTTCTCCTGGAGTGAATTCAGTCATTGGTCTCCCTGAAATGCCACAAGTGCCGATGCCCACTCTGCCCGTCAGGTTGTCTGGTGAAGCGAATATACTCTTTCCCTTAACTCCCGGCTTCTTCATAGACTTTGTGTGGAAGTTCAGCCACTTGTTCTTTTCACTTTCTCTTTCTTCTTCAATCTGCTTGAATCTctgctgttttttttgttttttctttttcaagTATTCTCTGTCACCTTTAAATACTTTGCCATTCCTGTAAAAAAAGAAATGTATTCTTATGAAATAGGTATTCCTAAAAAAATGCTTGATTCCATTATATTTCGATTTGAAACGAATAATGACAAATAAAAGTCTGTCAAGTTGTCTATATTTCAAGCTAATAGTTGCCTATTCTCGAGCAAATAGACAACATATTCTTGGATAAGCCTTATTCTTCAGTATGTTATCATCAAGCCTTAGATACATTGATTGACTATAAATTAGTTTACTGTTAATTAgcttttaattagttttaaaagCAAATTAATAACTGTATTATAAGCAATAACTTACTTGCTTTCATCTGATTCCATTGGCCGCTTACTTCCAGAACTAATCTTCTTAACATCATTCACTGATACTGTTTCTAGAGTAGAGTAGCCTTCAAATTTTACTTTCAACTGTTTGTCACCAACCTCTTCAATAACAGCTTCATGAAAtctgaaatttaattttagtttgtgtaaataataattatataataatatgtgggacATATCATACACAGCCAtctgaccccaagctaggcagagcttGTTATCAgtgttattatatttcatttactccatctataaaatatatatcattATATAAAAGAAACTAGTTAAATCTGGTGTACTAAAATATATGCTGCTACATGGAAGATCTACAAAATTGAGAATCTGTGCAAACAAACTATAGTAAAAGAACACACAAGCAGACATCTGGGTATCTGAGAGTAATTGATCCACCAACTGGTATAGGCTGTtacatgttttataataaatagatacaAGAGCTAGTCCAGCAATGTTGTAGCAGAAGCAGGACTGTATTCctatgttaataatatttaccaaTAATTATCATATCACAATCATAATGTGTTGGTTTTAATAGGTTTAGTGGATGCAGATATGGTCATTAGATACCCAGGTAGCAACATAATTAACATGTTTTACTGTGAAATTTAGAGGGAGTGTCATTTAAACGCTACATAAGTAGTCTATTTGAAATTAAAGCAGCTGCTATCATATCAGCAACTTACAGATGGATGGATTTCTACATGTCACCAGTAATAAACTGGTAAAATAAAAGCATACTTACACTGCATCTGCTTTCCATTTAGCCAGACACTTGTCTCCCGGGTGCCACCTGGAGGAAGCCTGGTCCGAGGAGCTGCCCGCCTCGGCAGCCAGCAGCGTCGCtgtaacatcatcatcattactaGAACCATGAATATCAGCCACTTCGGATTCACCTTCTGGAGTTTTAATGAGATCTTGTGTTAATTCAATTACTTCCTCTAGATCAGCTTTCAGCTTTAGGAGTTCTTCATTTTGGGGGTCAGTGAGGAGTGCTGCTTCAACCTGAAATCGAAATAGTGGCATTAGTTTCAATTCCAAGCCATGGAAAGCTGGTTGTCAAAATGTAGGCaaattgaataataattatgcgaATCTTACCTGCTGCAATTGTAAAGTATAATTCCTTAAATCGTCTGCCATATTTCCAAACACTAATTTAACCTAGCATCTACgtctattttgtaaattattaaatctaCACAAAAATACACGCACACCCCacaaaccatagacaataagTCATGGTCATAGAGTAGGAAATCAAAAAGTGACAGTAAAAATAGGCAAAGACAATAAACTTGTTTGACATTGATGACATTATATTCTGTGGTTTATGCGGGAAGTTaccttagaataataacagctTTGTTGTACAGCCTGGCAAAAAACAGTAACAGTATTTTCACGACATTTAGGGcaacttgcaccaacatattaaatctagatttagactcgatttagtgtaaaattttatatggattgacgtttcttaaatcgagatttgacactaaatctcgatttaaatgtttgtgcaagtggcccttccTTAGACTGTACAATACAGCAAAAAGGGTAGAagatataaagtttattgttttCGCCAATAAAATGATACGTCAcgtaatcgcgggacaatcgactgatgataaaccgttcagaatctgtcaatttagtatctgagataaataacagactttatttatattttctttgcaaAATGTAGCAACTGTCAAcattcatatatttttctagGGAAAAGCAACTTTATTCACCGGACATAAATATATGTCAATCAAACGATAAAGGGCTCATGTATGGCTATTGGCTAAACGTCACCTTAAATCGTAAACCGCCTAACTCCACTTTTTGGCGAAAatgactttttggtatcaatAGAAGCGTTTTTTCAAGGCGCATCTAATCGTATTACTCGtaaatttctaaaaaaattGTGCTCTGAgcaaattaaattttcgtTTTCCTCCTAACTCAAAgacgtgatttttaaacaataaaacctCGTAACTCCTCCTACTCCCATACAACGAGCGATGTAAGTGGGAGTGAACGTAcgtttttgcaataaaactatgttttttactttgtttttattactacataGTACTTATTGAtcaatttatacttaaattttgctgttttttttgcCATATTATGctctaaaattaaaagttacgCGTATgtcacaaacaaaatattttgtatattttggtTGGAGTCAGCACTATACTACGTACTAATGTAGGTTTTTTGCAAACAAAGCAGGACGGCTGCTGCAACCCGTTGCTGACGAATCCTTGGCTCCTCCAACCGATCCCATCAGTCATTCTCTTAGAGGCGATGGACTCCTTTGCGAGGGCCCCCAGATTTGGAAGTAGCccgtgcactgcatggcgtGCAGAGCACCAGCTACTTTTTGATTCCGGGGAACTAACATCTTGAAATGCTCCTCAAATGACCAGCAACTATCTACGACTAGGCTGAGGTAGCACATGTGCCGTTCTATAGCAATATGATCATCACTAACCCGCACCCACAGATCTGGTGGCTCCCTGCTCATTAGGAGTTTGTAGGGTGTAAGGAGGGGCGCTGTTTTAGGCCTAGGCGGTGAATCATGCAACACAGCAACTTTCATCTTCGGGATGTCATCCTCGAAGGAAGCTCTCTCAGCCACCTTCTGTGTGTCATCAACAGAATGCATTGTGCTAACCGTTTGCGAGCTAGATTTACAGGACAgtgttgtatgccaagttccattGCAGAGGTGTCCAAGACCGACCCCTGAGAAACTCCGCAACTGACCTCATTCTGCGAAAATAAACCCTTTCTGATCGGGTACTTAATGTACCAGTTGAACCTCTGACTATTTGCTGGAGGTAGGAAGGCCATGATTGGTATTCCAGAGTGGCCCTAAAGGTTCTCCgagggatagagttgaacgcgtaCATCATGTCTAAACTAACACCCAGCGCAGCTATCCCCGGCCGCGGTTCACACCCTGCTCcaacagtgaacgaacgcagaAGTACTTCTACTTATACGTATTATATCCACTATCGATTGTGTATTTCGTAAGCCAAACTGACAATCCAAAAGGTCAAGACTGTTCAACCAGGGGTATCACTAGTTTAAAGAGCTTGTCAGCCTCTTACAGCAGGCAGATGAGTCGGTACACAGAAGAAGTATCTCCAGGACTGCTTTCTTTCTTCATGAGCTTTAACGTGGCCTCTTCCAGTCAGTGGAGAgctcactggcactcaggctgcggtttaACAGACAGATTAACTGTCTGTACAAACCAGCTCTGAGCGCCAGCACCCACACACGGTCTGGTATGCCATTGGGGCAAGGAACAGTCTTTTGCGATCTGTTCCAACTCTCGATCCGTCACTCCTTGGTCGTCAGATGATGATGTTCCTAGTCCATGGGAAACAGCGTGCTTAATACCAGGGTTTCA encodes:
- the LOC119692432 gene encoding survival of motor neuron-related-splicing factor 30, with protein sequence MADDLRNYTLQLQQVEAALLTDPQNEELLKLKADLEEVIELTQDLIKTPEGESEVADIHGSSNDDDVTATLLAAEAGSSSDQASSRWHPGDKCLAKWKADAVFHEAVIEEVGDKQLKVKFEGYSTLETVSVNDVKKISSGSKRPMESDESKNGKVFKGDREYLKKKKQKKQQRFKQIEEERESEKNKWLNFHTKSMKKPGVKGKSIFASPDNLTGRVGIGTCGISGRPMTEFTPGEKWKKGGT